The stretch of DNA ATTATTTGGAATCGAAGCAAATTCAGCAAGTTTAAGTCTCGCTTCCACTCCAACTGTTCAAATGATTCAGTATATCGTAATCTTAATTGGATTGGTGGGTACCTGTTACGTTGTGTATAGAATGGGTAAAAAGACAGCATTTAAAGCTATGCTTCCATACTATGTACTCATGATTGTACTAGCAATCACTAATATTTATTTGTTCTCACTTCCTATGATGCACAGAGTATAAATAATTGGGTAATTTTAAATCAAATATATCAAAAAAAGAAGAAACCTAAGTGGTTCTTCTTTTTTTGAAGTTCTATTTCTTTAGATAAAGATAATTTGACCAATTCATGACAATAATATAAACTGCACAATTTCTTGATACTTTTTTGATAAAGTTACTTACATATGAAATGTTAATTTGTTTCTAAAGTTAAAAAGACATATTTAAAGGGGAGAAGTTATGAAGAAAATAGCCGTATTATCAGTATTATCGTTAAGTTTAATTCTATCTGCTTGTGGTTCATCAGAAGAGTCAAAAATAACATCAGTAAAAAGTGGGAAAAGAATTGATGATATCCACGGAGTGGGTGTTCTTAATGATGGAACAACCTACGTCGCAACACATGAAGGGCTATTCTCGACAAACAATGTAGGGAAAACATGGAATAAAGTAGGATCGGCAAATGATGATTTTATGGGTTTCCATGTAGGGTCTGATGGGACGATGATTACAAGTGGACACCCTGGAACTGATTCAGATCTCCCAAATCCTATGGGGGTTTTAGTAAGTAAGGATAAAGGGTTGAGTTGGGAAGAAGTTGAATATGTCGGGAAAATTGATTTCCATATACTAACTTCCTACCACCATGATTCAAATGTTATTTATGGATTCAATCAAATGGGTACTGGACAATACGGTGCTGGAATTTATAAAAGTTTAGATGGAGGGAAAAAGTGGTCAAAGGTTGAACCAAAGGGTTTACCTGAGGATCTCCATAAGGTTTATTCGTTGCTTGTTCTTCCTGAAAATAAGAACACACTATTAGCTGGAACAGAAAATGGCGTATTGATCTCAAAAGATGGCGGAGAAAATTGGGATGTCTTTGATGATACTCGGCTAATTACTGCTATGACCATTATGCCAAATGGTAAAGATATCATTTCTTATTCTATAAATAATACGATTTCTGGTGTAATGATTAGCCAAGATAATGGTGAATCTTGGACAAGTCTTGGATTGGATTTAGGTGAAGATGCTGCTTCCTCCATTTCTGTAAACCAAAAAGATGAGAAACAAATAGCAGTTTCAACTTTTAATACTTCTCTTTATGAAACAAAAGACGGAGGAGAAAAGTGGAATCAGATCATTACTTCTGGTGAATTAAAATAATAAAAAAACAGTGATTTTGAGTAATCACTGTTTTTTTATTGATATTTTACCACTTAAGGTGTTTGTGTGGATTCTTCTGGTACCACTTATACCCTACACCCCATACTGTAAAAAGATGATTATCAATCGGAAATCCCGAAAGTTATGCATTTTATTCATTTCCACCGTACAAAAATGTTTGAAGTTTTTAAAATTTTGCAAAAAAGCAAAAATAATTGACATTCAAATGGCTATTTGAATATCATATAGTCAAACGAACGTTTGAATGAAGAAGGTGAGCAATATGAAAAATCGTGATGTTTGCGAGATTACCTGTGTAGATAATGAAAAAACCGATCGAGTCGGGCAACAGCTCGAAAAAGATCAACATATTACTGAAGTAACCAAGATATTTAAAGCTCTTTCCGATGAAAACCGCTTGAAAATAGCTTATGCTTTGACACTCGAAGAGGAACTTTGTGTGTGCGATGTGGCGCATATCGTAGGGGCAACCACGGCTACGGCTTCCCATCATTTACGTCATCTAAAAAATATGGGTCTTGCCAAATATCGGAAAGAGGGAAAACTTGTGTATTATTCCCTTGATGACGACCATGTTAAACAGTTAATTCATATTGCCATTGCGCATCAGGAGGAGGTGGCTGGCCGTGAGTGAAACCATTGATAAACAAGTCTATCGGGTACAGGGCTTTTCCTGAACGAGCTGTGCCGCAAAGTTCGAAAAGAACGTCCAACACCTGGATGGTGTGGTTGATGCAAAAGTAAATTTTGGAGCCTCTAAGCTCACAGTCTATGGAGATACAACCTTAGATGCATTACACGAAGCAGGAGCGTTTGAAAAACTAACGATTTATCCTGAAAATGAAAAACCCCCAGTTTCAGAAAAGGAACCCCTTTGGAAACGGTACTCTTTACTTGGGTTGTCCTTGTTGTTGCTTCTAGCAGGGTATATTACATCAGTAAACGTCCTGTTTGCCGCTTCTATTTTATTAGGAGGCTTTCCTCTTTTTAAAACAGGCTTAAAGAATCTAATCCGATTCGATTTTGATATGAAAACGCTCATGACCGTAGCGATTATTGGGGCGGCTATTATCGGAGAGTGGAGTGAAGGGGCAGTCGTTGTGATCTTATTTGCCATCAGTGAAGTCCTTGAAGGCTATTCCATGGATAAAGCAAGAGCCTCGATTCGTTCATTGATGGAGATGGCGCCAACAGAGGCACTTGTTGTTCGAAACGGCAAAGAGATGTTACTAAATGCAGAAGATATTGAAGTTGGAGATCTCATGCTTGTTAAGCCTGGGCAAATGATTGCAATGGATGGAGTCATTATTGAGGGGGCATCCTCCATCAATCAAGCTGCGATTACCGGTGAATCTGTTCCTGTTGAAAAAAATGTTAACGACGAAGTTTTCGCAGGGACATTAAATGTAGAGGGATTTCTAAAAGTAAAGGTTACAAAGCTAGTAGATGGTACGACCATTGCAAAAATTATACATTTAGTAGAAGAAGCACAAGGAGAAAAGGCACCTTCCCAACGCTTTGTCGATCGGTTTGCCAAGTATTATACGCCGGTGATTATGGTAATTGCTGCACTCGTGGCTGTTATCCCGCCGCTGTTGTTTGCAGCAAACTGGCAGGAGTGGATTTACCAAGGGCTTGCGGTATTAGTGGTAGGTTGCCCATGTGCACTTGTCATTTCTACCCCTGTTTCTATCGTTACTGCCGTTGGAAATGCCGCTCGAAATGGTGTGTTAATTAAAGGTGGTAGCTTTTTAGAGGAAGCGGGAGCACTAAAGGCGATTGCCTTTGATAAAACGGGGACATTGACAAAAGGAGTTCCTGTTGTAACAGACTTTATTAATTATACAGACAATGAAGACTTACTATCCATCGTTGCTGCGATTGAAAGTAAGTCACAGCATCCACTAGCGAATGCCATTATTAATAAAGCAGCATATATTAACAGAGATTTCGAAGTCGAGGATTTCTTATCAGTAACAGGAAAAGGAATTACAGGTGTAGTCAATGGAACGGAATATCGGGTTGGAAACTTGAAGTTATTTGATGAAGTTCCTGACCATGTGTTGAATGAAATGACCTCACTTCAAGAACAAGGGAAGACCGTTATGATTGTTGGTACGGCTCACGAAATCTTGGCATTGATTGCCGTTGCCGATGAAGTGCGTGAGAGCAGTAGAGCAGTAATCGAGCGCCTCCATCAGCTAGGGATTGAGCATACAATCTTGTTAACAGGAGATAATCAAGCGACCGCTAAGGCGATTGGATACGAGGCAGGAGTCACCGAAATGGAGGGTGAAT from Bacillus sp. SLBN-46 encodes:
- a CDS encoding F510_1955 family glycosylhydrolase, with protein sequence MKKIAVLSVLSLSLILSACGSSEESKITSVKSGKRIDDIHGVGVLNDGTTYVATHEGLFSTNNVGKTWNKVGSANDDFMGFHVGSDGTMITSGHPGTDSDLPNPMGVLVSKDKGLSWEEVEYVGKIDFHILTSYHHDSNVIYGFNQMGTGQYGAGIYKSLDGGKKWSKVEPKGLPEDLHKVYSLLVLPENKNTLLAGTENGVLISKDGGENWDVFDDTRLITAMTIMPNGKDIISYSINNTISGVMISQDNGESWTSLGLDLGEDAASSISVNQKDEKQIAVSTFNTSLYETKDGGEKWNQIITSGELK
- a CDS encoding metalloregulator ArsR/SmtB family transcription factor; this encodes MKNRDVCEITCVDNEKTDRVGQQLEKDQHITEVTKIFKALSDENRLKIAYALTLEEELCVCDVAHIVGATTATASHHLRHLKNMGLAKYRKEGKLVYYSLDDDHVKQLIHIAIAHQEEVAGRE
- a CDS encoding heavy metal translocating P-type ATPase, translated to MAVSETIDKQVYRVQGFSUTSCAAKFEKNVQHLDGVVDAKVNFGASKLTVYGDTTLDALHEAGAFEKLTIYPENEKPPVSEKEPLWKRYSLLGLSLLLLLAGYITSVNVLFAASILLGGFPLFKTGLKNLIRFDFDMKTLMTVAIIGAAIIGEWSEGAVVVILFAISEVLEGYSMDKARASIRSLMEMAPTEALVVRNGKEMLLNAEDIEVGDLMLVKPGQMIAMDGVIIEGASSINQAAITGESVPVEKNVNDEVFAGTLNVEGFLKVKVTKLVDGTTIAKIIHLVEEAQGEKAPSQRFVDRFAKYYTPVIMVIAALVAVIPPLLFAANWQEWIYQGLAVLVVGCPCALVISTPVSIVTAVGNAARNGVLIKGGSFLEEAGALKAIAFDKTGTLTKGVPVVTDFINYTDNEDLLSIVAAIESKSQHPLANAIINKAAYINRDFEVEDFLSVTGKGITGVVNGTEYRVGNLKLFDEVPDHVLNEMTSLQEQGKTVMIVGTAHEILALIAVADEVRESSRAVIERLHQLGIEHTILLTGDNQATAKAIGYEAGVTEMEGELLPQDKLDFIKKLKNQFGRVAMVGDGVNDAPALAAATVGIAMGGAGTDTALETADIALMNDDLKKLPFTIKLSRKTLQIIKQNITLSIVVKLLALLLVVPGWLTLWIAIFADMGVTLLVTINGLRLLRVKE